In Sphingobacterium sp. SYP-B4668, the sequence TGCTTCACGGGATCCTCCCAAGCTTGCCACAATTTCAAAGATAAGCTATCCGATAGGGAGCCCGATTCAGGGAATAAAAATAGTTGATCCTTTATCCGTTGTTGCACCGTATTTAAGGATAGAAGGGCACTCACACGATGAATCGCAGCAAATTCCTTTTCATCAGGGCCTTTACGTAATAGCAAATATCCCTGCTTTGCCATTTCCAAATCGTTGACATCGATATAAATTCCTTTCGGGGTGCCTATCATGGTCACTTTCCCTTGTTGGGCATATAAGTGGACACCGAAAAAAAAGAAGCTTAGAAGCCATACTATACGTTCCATACTCTTGTCGTTAATAATCAAAATCTGGATCTTTGCTACAAGACCCGCCGTTTCTAGTAAATTCAAATTCAACACCTTTATTGCAGCTTGATCCCGCGCATAGAGACAGTTTGCCCATCACGCCGATATCAATGCTTTCATCTACAAAGGCACACCACACCCTGGCCGCTATATTGGCCGAAAAACATCCCATTACCTGGAAACTTGGATCGCCTCCGGTATTGGTAAATTTAGCCTTCACCCCTACCTCTGCATCCACCGAGCCACTTACACCACATACTCCCCCTAGGACGGCCATCCGAGCATAGGCATGTGCAAATAACATAGCCCCAACGCCTATCTCTTGGTTGGCCTTGTTAAAGCTTCCATAGATACGGGCATCAAAGCCCGCACCGAAGCCTACCTCAAAATCGGCCACCACAAAATTGACGGCAAAATGGGTTTCCGGAATGATATCCTTTCTTCCTGTAAACAAGAAACCATGGAATCCATTTTCCTTAAATATTCGAGGTAGCTTCTTGACATAAGATTGGCTCGTAAATTTGGCTTCCATTTGCGGAGTCACCATATTATGGTCACCTATACCAATACCCACCGCCAATGGGAAGATGAGCGGAACAGGAGCCAATACATCTGCTCCCGCAAAGAAATACCACCCCTCTTTCTCGAAGAGCATTTCAAGCTCGACCTTACTTAAGATGACGGCCCCTGCCACCAATCTAGGCATACTAAGCGAGCCAAACATACGTCCAGTCTTGAAGTCATAATCAAATTTAGCTCCCGATAGCCCACCTTCATTTTGAGCCATACCATCGGCCAAATTGTCAACCGGTAATTCTTCTTGTAGGGCTTTGACTGCCTGCATAGCCACTTGTTTGGTTTTTTGCTTCGCTACATCAACGATATCAATGCCTACGGCACCGCGCAACACACCGTTGAGCTGTAAGAAACCACCGATTGGATTACCATCTATCATCGAATTGATAGCGTTCATGCCACTACCAGCCAAACGCATTTTGGCGGCAATCTGATCATAATATTGTTTCCCGCTCTCACCCAGTTTCATCACCTCGTTGTAGGTATTGTTGGCTGTCTTGAGGTTATTTTCAATAAACTCCCGCGCTTGGCGTACCGTCTCTTCTTTCATCACCTCATCCAAGAGCTGAGCCGCGTATTCCTCCCCTTGTTTACGATAATCACCTATCACGATTTCGGCCTGTTTCTTAACATCTGCTGCGGCTTGTGATAAGACTTGTTCTGCAAAGGCTTTGGCTTCTCCTGCTGCCTGTGCTCCAGCTTGACTTGCAGCTCCCTGCACCCCCGAAGTGACCATGCTCACTAAATTGGCTTTGATGCTGATATCTGTACCGGGCATCTGTATCATTCCCGCAATACCTAATCCGCGCCCGCCAAAAAGCTGTCCTCCGGCAGTAGTGGTCGTCTTGAAACGTGTACCCCCATCTCCTGTAAAAGAGAAACTCAATGGCGCAATAGACAGTACCGGAGCCCCTGACTCACTTGCCGAATAGCTGATCGACCCGTTGATATTGTCCAACAGTTTAGGCAAATGCAGATTGACCGTACCATTCATCGTCAGCCCCTCAGGTTTACTAAAGAACGAACCTGGGGTAAAAGAAAGCTGGCTTTGTAGGGTAATCGGCGTTGCATTTTGACTAAAGCCAAATACTTCTTCATCGTTGCTCAATACCGATACATATCCAATCCGTATACGATCTCCTTGGCGTGTCATTCCTGGAAGTTTTTCTAAAAATGCAGCTTCACCATTGTCATTACGTAAGGTAAATTTAAAGTGCCCTTTTCCTGGAATATTTCCCACGTCAGCGTCATAGGTAAAGACTACTTCCGTACCTTGATTCAGATGGAGCGGTATGCTGGCTTTGCCACCTACGGTTAATTTCTGAACAACATTGTCCGTCTTGTCAAAGATAAGTTCACCTGGGACAATAGACATCTTCGGCATATTCAAGTCGGTCTTACCTGTCAATATTTTATTGTTCTTCAGCACTATACCCCCAGAGTTGGGTGCCAATGCCCATGATTTACTCTGTACTTTCCATTTTTCCAATTGAAATTCCAACGGCTCATCACTGCTGACCGGCAACATCTTATCTTTCGTGATGACTGCTTTACCCGCATCCAGACGCAAAGGTATCCCCCCTTGTATTTTGGTATTTAAAGTCAAGAACAGGTGGATACTGTCATTTTGCACATAAGACTCTCTTGCAGCAGCTACCCCACTCTCCCCATCGAAACCTAAATATTTAAATTGTATCGCTTTGCCCTGATCCTTACTAATAGCATATTTTCGTCCCTTGATATCTTCCTTCGAATGGAATACCTCAATATTCATCTTATCCGGACCTCCACCCGCATATTTGCCCAAATAGAAATCCTGATTACTAATGGTCATATAGCTTGTTGGGAAGTTGAACGAATTGTCGACCAACCGTAGCCTTCCTTGAATTGAACCCGTGGTATCATTTTCACCCCTATGCACGCGGATATATTGATCAAATCCGAGCAGTTGGGCTTTGAAAGAGGTAAAAGCTGACAAGCGTACGTCTTTTTCTACCAAATCGATTTGCTCCGCCACAGGCACCCCCTTAGGCATCTGTGCAGCATTGACATTGCTCGATTTCTTAAAAGCAACATTCTTAAAGGTCAAACTCACTTCCCGACCGGCAAACTTATCGTTCTTAAAATCCGAATGCTCTGGTAGATTGACAAGATCCCCGGATACGAGGTAGCTTCCATCTTGTCGTTGTTCCAATTTGCTCACCCGAGCGTTAAATCCATAAAGCTGGCTGATGTCAATATCCTTTAATTCAGCGATTTTGAAATCCAGTACCTGCTCCCGTGCATCTTTTTCCAAAATGATGGATTTACTTTCACCGACAAACGTTCGGTGCTGTTGATAATAACTCGCAGCAACCTTTATTTTGATCGAATTAGCCGGCAGCAATCGGCTCACCGATCGAGGTTCAGGAACTAAAATAGCATAGTTACCATTGGCGTCGGTCACCGCTTCACTCTCGGAATTCGCACCAGCACCTTGCTCCAAATAGACTTGCGCCCCTCGCAGGGCTGTTCCATCTTCCGCGAGCGTGACCTGACCCCTCAGGATACTGGCCCGGTCCACTGCCACCACCACTGTACGCTGTACCTGATCATCTATGCTATTCACATTATTGAGACTTGTCGGCATAAAAGAAATTGCCGTTGGCATGACAATTGGGCTATTCGAATTGTCGTTATTGCCATCCCGCTTACCGCTATATTTCGCGATATCGTTGGTCACGAATACATTGAAATTGGTCTTCGAATTATTAACAAATTCAAACTGAGCCTCTCCACGCATATTGGTCCGTCGGAAATCATCACCAGCCCCTTCAATATAGACCTTGGCGTTACTGACAAGTGAGCCATCCTTTGTCTTGACCACAACGTTGATCCGATGCTTTCTACGAGTCAATTTGAAATCGCCAAGATTCGTATTAGGCTCCGTTGCATTGACTGCAGCGGTCAGCGGCATATAAGCGGGGTCATAAGGCATGATAATAATAGAATCAGGCCTAGCGGGAAGGTCTATTTCAAAGCGTTGGTAAGGCAAGATAAACTGCGTCGGAGTAAACCTAAGCGATTGTTCCAACTGCTGATTGCCAACCACCGGGACATTCTTATCGACAGCAACGCTATTGGCTGCTCCCTGAGCCGTACCCGAATAGACAAAATTGACCGTATTGCCATATTTCACTTTAGACTGCGTGGCTGCTTCTACTATTCCCGCATTCAAATCGGCTTTGCTGGTTATGAAAAGCGTCGTATTGATTTGTCCCTTCTCATTCTTAGCGGATTGTATCTTACTGCCAGTCGTTCCAAACACTATTTCTTGCTTATTCTGTACCGCTTTGTCTACCAATGTTTGAAAATTAGTAAGTGCCAATTGATTTGATGGCCTATTGCCAGCGGCCACCGCCGCCGTCTTGTTGCCCACTCCTTCCGTATCTACCCATCTTCCATTCACTTTGAGCTTTACCCTAGCAGTCACTGGCGCACCATCTTCACTATCCATCACATATCCAAATGCCCCCCTTCCCAACGGTTTCAAATCGAAATTCCGTACGATCTGTCGGCCTGACAAGCCTGCTGATAAGCTTCCGATATCCACCTCTTGCTTCTCATAACCTGGAGCGTACAGTATTTTCACCGTGTTAGTGGTCTGTGTAGACACTGTTCCCGTATTGATTGTCTCCGGATTGAAATATTCGATCCGCTTTTCTAGTGTAGGGAATACGTAATAACCATTATCATCCGTCGTGGACACTTCCTCAAACAGGAAATTGTAGCGTTGGTTGTTGTAAGACTTGCCATTTAGGATAATACTTGCTTTCACTTGGACGCCCTTGACCCCTAGGGTGGTAAAATTATCCGTCACCCGCCCTCTGATCAATGTAGACTTCGGAATTATCCTAAATTTATACTCGACCACATCGTCTGGATTAAAATCCTTGTTAAATAGAATTTCCGCTCCAGGTATAAATCCTTCTATCCCCTGGGGCCCATCAGCCGCGACCCGACGATTGGTCCATACGTGGGTTTTGCTAAGGAAGTAATCTTTGTAGAAAGCCACATCATTTTCCCTTCCTCGTTCATCTGCTTCCAAAATATAGCTCAACGAGCCCGATGCAGATATCGATGCGGCACGAAGCACATCTTTAAATTCGATATAACCCCCATCGTTGCTGACATCCCCTTCCCGCATCAGCACATTTTTATACTGATTATCAATGGACGGGTTATTTGTCGGGATGACCACGCCATTGCTGAGCATTGTGCCAGAATAGTTGGCGCCGATATTGGCCGTATAGCTGACATTATTCGTCGCGATTCTATTAACAATTGTGGTTGCCCCGCTTGAAATAACGGGTGCAGCTGAATTATTATAACCTGAATTAGGGGTAGAGGCGTTGATATTCTTTTTGGTATTCTTATCCAATCCCGGTATAAAAGGCATGTAGCGATGGTCCTTATTATTCAGGTCGTAATAGAGGTTGACCGGCACATTCGGGAATGAAATTGCCGTCTGTGGCTGTTCAGCTCGGTCGACACGCTGCACTTGAACCCGGATATTTTGGGTCTTTACAAAAGAAGTATAGGTCCCAATATCCTTGCTTTCCCAAGGTTGCACCACAATGGCTTCGTCTGGCGCACAATAAAAGGATACATCAGGTACCAACCGATAGACTCTCCTGAACCTGCCGTCCCTGGAACTCGCCAGATCACCATGACCTATAGTCACCGACCCATTGACGTATTGCCCAGCCATATCGGCATTAGGAAAATCAAATTCAAAGTTCCCTTCCTGGTCCGTCATCACCGTTTGTAACACTTTATAATTGTCCTGTACGCTGTTTCCACCGCCGTAAATAGCTGTGCCTTGGCCTACGACTTCTGTTTTTGCAAAATTGGTGTATCCATACGTGGCCAATTGCGTGCCCACGTTGCTATAATAGTTTCCAATCGGAGACAATATATTTGCCGCCCCACCTATTAGCCCTCTATTTTGCGAATCTCCTCCACGCAATATAGGGTCAATCCCAAAAGAAGGGTCACTATCTGCTGCCGAGGGTCCACCTGCTAATCGCACTTCCTGATGGGTATCCGACATCGCATTAGCTGAATACCTAGATTCTACAAAATCATAAGTGACGACCAATTTTAGGGGCATATTTGCATAGGCTTGCTTAGGCACACCTGCTCTATTTTTATAAGCATATTTCAAATTTCCAGTCAATTTGGTCCGTGGTGGGACATGCAGTTCTTTTTCTAAAGTTAGAAAAGCCTCCTCAGGCACAGCATTATATCGATAATCCGTCCATTTATCCTTGCTCAGGGCATTTTTTGTGATACCATTACCGTAGAGAGAGCCTCCTTTAGAGATGTTGTCGGCAAGATTCAATCCAGCCTTATTCTGATTGGCGTTTACTATCTGTCCGCTTTTCTTACTATTGACTGTATTTGTCAACGCATTAGTCGTTGATGTATTAGCCACCCCCATCAGGTTATTAGTCGTTACTGCTTTCAGCTTTAGATCAGTCGCTTGTTGATTAGCGGCGGCCGTTACTAATACCTTTCCTCCAACATAATTGACCATCTCCAGATGATTCAGTTTGAGGTTACTATTTGTACTTCCACTGTTAGCTCCCACTGCTTCTGCCACAACTTTGAAAGGAACCTCACGCAGTACCGTACTACCATCCATCAATACAATCTTGTAATTATAGCCATCCGAGGGCAGGTTTTTAAATAAGGAATTGAAAATCACATATCCCTCATTCCCATTCTTTTTGTTATTCATCTGCGGCGTTGTACGCTCTGCTATCAGCATCTTATCCCCTTGTATCGCCTGTTCATACTGGCTTTCGCTCAATATATCCCCCTCGTATCTAGGAATGCCGTATTGGGCATTCTCTTTGTTAACCTTTTCCCGGTAGATCTTAATCTTGGCATTTTCTACATAATCCCCTTTGAGGTTGTTAAAGATTTCACGCACATTGACCTTTAAACTATAGGCGTTAGCATCCAACGTGATTTGATTCATCTGCTGCACACCACCTGCTTTTAAAGAAAACAATTCGCTACTCGCCTTAAAATGAGGATTGAGTACCGCTATTTTATAATACACGCCCACTTTACCTTTCATATTGTCGAGATCATGCTGCCTATTAGGAGGCAGCATGGACACCTGCTGCCCACCCATATTTACCTCCCATTTATCCGTTGGGATCACGCCACTACTATCTGCTGAAGTGAAAAAACAGGGCATTTCAAAATTTCCATCCTTATCGGTCATCACGTACTGTCCGCCAAAGACCTCTTCTTTATTGAAATAGTTGGCGACAGCACCAGTCAATTCGGTCATCTGTGGTACGCCATTAGCATCCTCTCCAACATTAGCATATACTTTTGACAAATAGACCTTTTGATTCGCAATTGGGAATACATTTCCTTCAGTATCATCCTTAAATTGGTAGACCAATCGACCTTTGATCTTGGTCGTATCCCGGTATATCTTGGCATCAAAGAGGAAATCCACCCGTTGGCTCTTTCCTTGATTTTCGAAAATCTGTTGTTGGGTCGGATCGCTCGCGATGACCTCAACTTGGTATTGCTCACCTTTCGTGAGCATGGGCATCTTCACAAAATCATACAAAAGCTCGTTGTTGCCGACAATCTTGGTAGAATACATCGGCAACGTTAAAGGAGCGCCCTTCTTGGATATATTAGATGTCTTAGCTTTATAGAAATTGATGGTATATTCTGTTGTGGGTGCAGCCGCTATTATCGGATTCCAAACCACTTTAAACTGTCCCTGGCCGTTAAATGTACTCTGGTGTTCGGGGCTTACAATTATTGGGGCGTTTACCATATTCCCAGCATACCTAAAAGAAGTGACCTCTGACCACCCTCTATTTCTAAAATTAGATTTCCCTGTGGGATCGGTAGCTTGCACCCCCATCACATATTGTCGCCCAGGAATGAGCGCTGGATGAGCAGGACCATACAGCAGCATATTCGTCCCAATTGTTTCTTCAAATAAAGGTCTGCTGGATAGGAATGCGTCGTTAGGATTACGTGCTGCGATGACCTCTACAATCCGTAGCTTATACTGGATAAATGGAGATGATCCCGGAGGTGTAGTCCACGTGATTGGTAAAGCCTGCACACCCTTTACATCGACATTCTGTTCGTTGAACGGACTCAAAATACGGGGCGGCTCTAAATCTGAAATCCGGAAGCTGGTACAGCCTAGTGGCTGTTCAGGACTGATTGGCTCCAGGCTGTTATAGTTTAAGGCCCGAATACACAAGGTATAATTACCTTCCAAAAGTCCTACCCCTCGAGTCATATCCGCACGGCTGATGCCCGTATATTCTATTTTGTTGATGTCAAATAGAGCTGCAATATCATTTCCATTCAAATTGACCGTCTGCCCAGCAGGAATGAGAATGGGCCGCGGACTACGGTAACCGGGCTTGACCCAAGCCGCAATACCATTGTCACCTGTTACCCTGGCCGTAAGCTGTATGGACAGCTCGGTCGTGGAGATATTGGTCACCGTCACCACCATCAACTCGGGATGCGAAGAATAATCCGCAATACGATTCAAATATGGGGGCAACACGTGTGATGTAATCTGTATCTGTGCTTGCGCGGCACAAAGCATCAGCAAAAATCCTATTAGGGTCAATACGTTTCGTCTGATAAATGCGATCCTTTTCATTTTTTTATTTTATTTGCGCGTGTCTGAGTAAGTGATATCACTACGCTCGTTACACTCGGTTAATAATGAGCGTTAGCTTCATAATCCAAAATTCAGTTGATAAGCAATTTCTGCACGGGTCTCGGTAAATGATGGGCTTCCACCCGTTACAGCAGATCCAGGGTTGTTGTTCGTAAAATAGACCATTGTTCGAATGCTTTGCAATTTGCTAATGGCATACGTCAGATTTAAAGAACCATTGAAAATATCGCTCTTATTACCATTGTTGTTGCCCAACATATACCCTAGATTCGTATTCGCACTGAGCTTGTTCTTGGCCATCAAATAGGTGCCCCCCACCGATATCCCCTTATAACTATTTTGATTCCCAATGGATTTGAGATTGGTATAGCTCATACTGGAATTAAAGCTTAGTTTTCGGAGCGGAAAAGACAATGTATAATTCAATAGATATTGACTA encodes:
- a CDS encoding carboxypeptidase-like regulatory domain-containing protein, giving the protein MKRIAFIRRNVLTLIGFLLMLCAAQAQIQITSHVLPPYLNRIADYSSHPELMVVTVTNISTTELSIQLTARVTGDNGIAAWVKPGYRSPRPILIPAGQTVNLNGNDIAALFDINKIEYTGISRADMTRGVGLLEGNYTLCIRALNYNSLEPISPEQPLGCTSFRISDLEPPRILSPFNEQNVDVKGVQALPITWTTPPGSSPFIQYKLRIVEVIAARNPNDAFLSSRPLFEETIGTNMLLYGPAHPALIPGRQYVMGVQATDPTGKSNFRNRGWSEVTSFRYAGNMVNAPIIVSPEHQSTFNGQGQFKVVWNPIIAAAPTTEYTINFYKAKTSNISKKGAPLTLPMYSTKIVGNNELLYDFVKMPMLTKGEQYQVEVIASDPTQQQIFENQGKSQRVDFLFDAKIYRDTTKIKGRLVYQFKDDTEGNVFPIANQKVYLSKVYANVGEDANGVPQMTELTGAVANYFNKEEVFGGQYVMTDKDGNFEMPCFFTSADSSGVIPTDKWEVNMGGQQVSMLPPNRQHDLDNMKGKVGVYYKIAVLNPHFKASSELFSLKAGGVQQMNQITLDANAYSLKVNVREIFNNLKGDYVENAKIKIYREKVNKENAQYGIPRYEGDILSESQYEQAIQGDKMLIAERTTPQMNNKKNGNEGYVIFNSLFKNLPSDGYNYKIVLMDGSTVLREVPFKVVAEAVGANSGSTNSNLKLNHLEMVNYVGGKVLVTAAANQQATDLKLKAVTTNNLMGVANTSTTNALTNTVNSKKSGQIVNANQNKAGLNLADNISKGGSLYGNGITKNALSKDKWTDYRYNAVPEEAFLTLEKELHVPPRTKLTGNLKYAYKNRAGVPKQAYANMPLKLVVTYDFVESRYSANAMSDTHQEVRLAGGPSAADSDPSFGIDPILRGGDSQNRGLIGGAANILSPIGNYYSNVGTQLATYGYTNFAKTEVVGQGTAIYGGGNSVQDNYKVLQTVMTDQEGNFEFDFPNADMAGQYVNGSVTIGHGDLASSRDGRFRRVYRLVPDVSFYCAPDEAIVVQPWESKDIGTYTSFVKTQNIRVQVQRVDRAEQPQTAISFPNVPVNLYYDLNNKDHRYMPFIPGLDKNTKKNINASTPNSGYNNSAAPVISSGATTIVNRIATNNVSYTANIGANYSGTMLSNGVVIPTNNPSIDNQYKNVLMREGDVSNDGGYIEFKDVLRAASISASGSLSYILEADERGRENDVAFYKDYFLSKTHVWTNRRVAADGPQGIEGFIPGAEILFNKDFNPDDVVEYKFRIIPKSTLIRGRVTDNFTTLGVKGVQVKASIILNGKSYNNQRYNFLFEEVSTTDDNGYYVFPTLEKRIEYFNPETINTGTVSTQTTNTVKILYAPGYEKQEVDIGSLSAGLSGRQIVRNFDLKPLGRGAFGYVMDSEDGAPVTARVKLKVNGRWVDTEGVGNKTAAVAAGNRPSNQLALTNFQTLVDKAVQNKQEIVFGTTGSKIQSAKNEKGQINTTLFITSKADLNAGIVEAATQSKVKYGNTVNFVYSGTAQGAANSVAVDKNVPVVGNQQLEQSLRFTPTQFILPYQRFEIDLPARPDSIIIMPYDPAYMPLTAAVNATEPNTNLGDFKLTRRKHRINVVVKTKDGSLVSNAKVYIEGAGDDFRRTNMRGEAQFEFVNNSKTNFNVFVTNDIAKYSGKRDGNNDNSNSPIVMPTAISFMPTSLNNVNSIDDQVQRTVVVAVDRASILRGQVTLAEDGTALRGAQVYLEQGAGANSESEAVTDANGNYAILVPEPRSVSRLLPANSIKIKVAASYYQQHRTFVGESKSIILEKDAREQVLDFKIAELKDIDISQLYGFNARVSKLEQRQDGSYLVSGDLVNLPEHSDFKNDKFAGREVSLTFKNVAFKKSSNVNAAQMPKGVPVAEQIDLVEKDVRLSAFTSFKAQLLGFDQYIRVHRGENDTTGSIQGRLRLVDNSFNFPTSYMTISNQDFYLGKYAGGGPDKMNIEVFHSKEDIKGRKYAISKDQGKAIQFKYLGFDGESGVAAARESYVQNDSIHLFLTLNTKIQGGIPLRLDAGKAVITKDKMLPVSSDEPLEFQLEKWKVQSKSWALAPNSGGIVLKNNKILTGKTDLNMPKMSIVPGELIFDKTDNVVQKLTVGGKASIPLHLNQGTEVVFTYDADVGNIPGKGHFKFTLRNDNGEAAFLEKLPGMTRQGDRIRIGYVSVLSNDEEVFGFSQNATPITLQSQLSFTPGSFFSKPEGLTMNGTVNLHLPKLLDNINGSISYSASESGAPVLSIAPLSFSFTGDGGTRFKTTTTAGGQLFGGRGLGIAGMIQMPGTDISIKANLVSMVTSGVQGAASQAGAQAAGEAKAFAEQVLSQAAADVKKQAEIVIGDYRKQGEEYAAQLLDEVMKEETVRQAREFIENNLKTANNTYNEVMKLGESGKQYYDQIAAKMRLAGSGMNAINSMIDGNPIGGFLQLNGVLRGAVGIDIVDVAKQKTKQVAMQAVKALQEELPVDNLADGMAQNEGGLSGAKFDYDFKTGRMFGSLSMPRLVAGAVILSKVELEMLFEKEGWYFFAGADVLAPVPLIFPLAVGIGIGDHNMVTPQMEAKFTSQSYVKKLPRIFKENGFHGFLFTGRKDIIPETHFAVNFVVADFEVGFGAGFDARIYGSFNKANQEIGVGAMLFAHAYARMAVLGGVCGVSGSVDAEVGVKAKFTNTGGDPSFQVMGCFSANIAARVWCAFVDESIDIGVMGKLSLCAGSSCNKGVEFEFTRNGGSCSKDPDFDY